One Nicotiana tomentosiformis chromosome 1, ASM39032v3, whole genome shotgun sequence genomic window, ACTAACTTACTATGTTAAACTATCATGATAGTATACAATGTTTTTTTACAGGTATACCTTAAAAATATAACCTTATAAGTACAACAATCTCTTAATTAACTTTCCAATATAAGTTTATGCTTCATTATCCTACTTTTTACTGTTCCAGTCCTTTCTCTCACGTTTAAACAAGTAAAGCTAGTCTCAAAACCTAAAGAGAGAATAACCCATTTTTGTGTTTTCAGCAAATTCATAAGATTCCCGTCAAACAAAAAGCCCAAGACAAATCTTCAAAGGGATTTTTATTTCCCTATAATACATATGAAACTTTATTGCTctccctaatcaagttttaatctataattacataagcatatataatttatcaattatataaaattagtattaatgagtatcgttttatattatgaattgaaaagggatttatttatttttcaaccctgctctctctctccgtctctttCTATCCTTCTCTATTATTTCTCCAATTGCCTTCCTTCATTTTTCTCTACTTTTTATCCTCTCTTTTTTTCCagcaattttctttcatgttgcacaattggtgttcgaattaaaattgtcaatcaataagaTTTGAAGGTGTTTGAGTCTCCACAATTGGCAGCCATTAAAATGTTTCAAAACTttaaattcgaatttgggttttcaaaaattattGTTCGTTTGGATTGAATGTTGTtacaaacaattgagaatattctttggtgtttatatctcaattttgaggattTTGGTACAGATTAAACTTGATTTTGGATGAATTTCAGATTAaaacttgaagaagaagaagaagaagaagaacacatgacatacaatatacttacgaaattgtattaaagttgtatataaattatatttaagttgtattatgttgtaattatatatatttttatttgaatgttgtatgaaaattgaaaaataatcatataatgtatgaatcgttgtatgaaatttgtatttaagttataaatactatctttttacataaagttattgatatgtatcaaattattttaagAGAGGGAGTTTTGATTGGAAGTTCAGAGAGGAAGAAGAATGCACCACtttcaaaatatatacaaatcatatacaaaatacagacaaaagatatattgtataaaatttatatgaaaattgtatttaagttatatgatgttgtagttgtatttaccTGGGTAAGAATGATGTagaaaattatagataagttgtaaataaatTGTATAATGTATAATTacttgtatgaatttttttttatagtttataatatattGTTGTAGATGTATCATAAAGATGGACATACCACATTACGCAAACCTTTTCTCTCTCCTCTTTCTCGCTCCTCCATCAAAAAGTAGCGATTCTTATAGAAATACAATATATAAATACAAAAAATTACATATATATTGCACCCAAATTATTATATAGGTTTtatatcctatatatatatatatatattaactgcGCATCATCATTCTCTGGTAATATGGTAAGAAAATTTTTATCATCACCTCTCTCTTATATTAGTTTATATTTTAATTGTGCAATCTAATCCTAGATTTGTGTAATACACCATAAATATGTGCATCACGTAGCTGTGAATATGCCTTTTTAATTATTGGGTATTTAGATTAATTATTGTTTGAATATCAGAATGTGGGATTTGATCAGAACAATTTGGTTGAATTTTGGTATGAAAATTAGTACCAAAGTTACAATCATCACTGGTTGGTTAGAGCTAGGGGTGTACATGAACCAGGTtagttcgatttttatcaaaagcAAACCAatccaactatatcggtttggattggttcgattttgtcggTTTTTTCGGAGTTTCAGGTTTTTTATTACTTacatattatttcaatcttactttgttaaatattcgataagtaaatatatatttagtaaaaatataataaattgacaAATATTTTatcgattaaaatattcttatgggtgaattctattagtaacacataatagttatttttttagtcgtctgaTAATAATTTTTCATTGATATACACTTtcaggttaaccgaatttagtaattaaatataaaaatcaatatgatacttaAATATTAATAACcacttcacattcgaaaaagatataagaatttaatagatcttaacatatgatatgaatatggaagaacaaaaagatagacgcatttcagtaacacttgataagaaagtgatcatacaacccattatttaagattaataaatatggagcatttcatattctattaaaatttatattcCTCAAGAGaatctcaaatatttctagacattttttaaagaaaattctatataaaaattatatatatttatatatcggGTTGGTTCaggtttttttactcaataccaaaccaaatcaaaccaaaccaagtcggatttttaatcggtttggtttgatttttcgaTTTGATGcgatttttcggttcggtttgtacacccctagttaGAGGATAGggaaagaggagaggagagaaaaaaaggaaaaatatgtaACTTAATCCCTCAATTTAAGgtactaataatggattgtatataaattgtatgaaAACTTTTTTAAGAGGGGTAATATataaaattggataattttggtaaataagttttaaatattgtataggaagtaAAAAAACTGCAAAAGTAGTGAACACACGGATTGGATTGTCTGGAAAAGAGGTCCAGCCCGGCGTCTAAGCCCACGGCCCAAAAGGAACTCAAGAATTAGCGAAGCCTTTTTTTACCAACCCTAAAACCTAGCGGGCAATATTAACACGAACTGAGAACGGAGGCGCAGCACAGagcttgagagagagagagagagtcgcCGGTGCAGCAACCCGAGAAACAAAAGTATTGTTCTCAATACTATTTATTTTGCTGTACTTCAGTTTAGTAGACTATATTAAAAGATTCATTCATTGCTTACAGGGAAAAAATGGCGGACAAGGCAGTGACTATTAGAACTAGGAAGTTCATGACCAATAGGCTTCTTGCAAGGAAACAATTCGTAAGTCCTTAAGAATGTCGGCCCTTTTCGCATTGAAACAAAGTATGTCTTTGTAAAGCTCCTTTGATCTACTTAAAAACTCAAATGGGTATCACGATTTTTACAGATTATTGATGTCTTGCATCCTGGAAGAGCCAATGTTTCCAAGGTTAGAACTATTctcgtttttttcttttttcactaatagatttccttatgtGCTTATTTATTGTACGCGCTTTGGAGATTTTCACGTTTTAGCTGTAGTTATAGGAGGGAGAGATCCAATAACTCTTTAGCTAACATGATGGCCTTTGGTTAACTGTTCATTCTTGTGCTGGAATAAAGCAAAATGAATATAGGGACATTAATAAAAACCAATCTTGCGACCTCACTGCCTTTGCCACTATACTGGAAACTTCCCTTTTAGTCAAGGGGATTAAGAAGTATTTGTAAATATGAAAAAATTGATTTTGCCCTATTCTCCAACAGAAGGGATTCAACTGAGCCACTGGTTTGGGATTGAGACAGAGTTGATTACATATGTCAACTTCTTGCCAAGTGAAAGACCTAACGAGCCTTTTTATGATTTTGTGCTGAACCATAGATGGTGTTTCTTAAGAAATGTTAAAGAAAAGTTTTACCCTCGCATCTCGGCACTATTGCTTTGCTTTTGGTTATTTTGTAATACCCAGTACTTGATAACTAATAGCTAATAGCTTCACGGTTAagtcattttttttattattttgactCATATATGAATATACTCAAATTTTAACCTGTTAATATTTTAGATTAATCCTTATCATTGTTCACCTGTTTTAACTGATATTGTAGGCTGAGTTGAAAGAGAAATTGGCAAGGATGTATGAAGTGAAAGACCCAAATGCCATCTTTGTGTTCAAGTTCAGGACCCACTTTGGAGGAGGCAAATCTACTGGATTTGGTTTGATCTATGACTCTGTTGAAAATGCAAAGAAGTATGAGCCCAAGTACAGGCTGATCAGGGTAAGCATCATTTTATTTGTACATGTGTGCTAATTTATGTGCTTCCAAAACCCGtgcattgtttttcttttttcagtGTAACATATGAGCAGGGTTGTCTTTTGAGTGAATGTAAGCACATACTCTATTATTTCAAACTCATGAACGTAAACTTTAAGATTTTAAAAAACTCAAAAGGGAAACGTGGTTTGTGTTTCATAGATTTTAATTTTGTTTTCCATAAGGTTTTAGGTTTGTCCAATTATAATCTAGTTTAGTAGATTGCATTGGGTTGCTTGTTCACGCAGATCCTTAAGTGCTGCAACTAGTGAAGTTGGGAGAATGTGGTAGTCAAGGTTCATTCCATATTGTATGCGCATTCAAGAGTCTTAGTATTTTTGTCAGATAATTTTGTTCTAGTGTTTGCCTTACCCTATCCTAATAATTCTGTTGGATGATTTCATAGAATCACATCTGCTATCCAAAACCTATTGCAGCCTGTAGGATTGAATTTGTTTGAACAATGTAGTATAAAGCTATTCTGGCTATAATCACGTGCTTTTAATTATTTTGATCTCTTTCCTTTAACTGTAACTCTAACCCTATCTTCTTTATTCAGTAGTTTTTGGTTCCAATTTGCATTTGAAAGTGTTGCTTTATTGGAAGTGTATCTTGTCGAGTTAAATTTATCCCCACAAAAACTGTATCGTGTTGAGCTGCTTTCAGCATTTTTCATGAAGTTGTTAGTTGTATTTGAACCTTTCATGTAGACAGGAGAAATTCTTTCACTTTTTATATTCTTTTGAGAAACTATTCCTCAGGCAAAGTAGCCAACAAGTTAATGAAGGGTTTGTTAAGTTAACATTACTTATCTTAAGTTCTCCCCAAGTGATAAATATGCCCTTCCATGTGACGAAGTACTATCACAATCCAGGATCATTTTGAAATATTGAGTACTATATTTTGAAGCTTCTTCATGATTGGATCAGTCTATTACCACTGCTAATCATTTTCACCATTGAACACCTTTCGCAGAATGGATTAGACACTAAGGTGGAGAAGTCCAGGAAGCAAATGAAGGAGCGCAAGAACAGAGCCAAGAAAGTTCGTGGTGTCAAGAAGGTAAAGATTGTTCTCTCTTATGGTCTGCTGCTATGACCAGGAGATAATTGCTCTGTTGTTTTGGTTTTTGGTTCATATTTTCATTCTTCTCATGCTAACTGTATTGTTCCATGAAACTTGCAGACCAAGGCTGGAGACGCTAAGAAGAAGTGATCTATTACTAATTGTAGACAAAGCGGGGAAAATGTTTTGCCTAGACATGCCTTATCATTTGTGTTTATGTGGGGACCTTTTTGTAGGCTCTTTTCAATTTTGCTTGGGTTACTCCAATATATTTTGCATGTTCAAGTACTAGATCATCAAAATTGAGTGGATGTTTAAAATATTCTTCTCTTCCATCGTTACCAAAATACTACTATTGTCCTAAAATATTCGTACAGAGTACATGAATATACTTAAATATCTTCCAGATGACATTAACTTGGAGGTTTAAGCCTAAGTTTTCAATGGGATTGCCAATGTCCTCATAACTATGTTATAAGTTCAGTTTTTCGTGGGGATAAGATGGTGTTTCGACTTTTGCTTGCCCAACAATAATAGGATCAAAATGAGCGAGTTCTCGCATTATACATACTAAGTTTTACTCTAATTGTACAATGTGAAATTTGGCTTCAGTAATTCATCTATAGTACTCAGGTTTACGTGCATAGAACCTTAAAAGTTGTCTTTGTTTCAACCGTAGATATTAGTGAAAGTTTGTCTTTGTTTCAACAGTAGATATTAGTGAATGAATACATAAATAATTTTCTGAAGTTGAGTAAGGGTCCAATGTCCAAACTGCCTCTATAATATATGTCTGAGTCCTTGAACAAAAATGTCAATCATCTTAATAATCATGTTTATGTAAGCTAGTTGTAGGCTATGGCCAAAGGGCTTGGAAATTATGAAGTggaattttctatttatttctgTTTGCATCTTTATGGTTATCGTTCTGAAAAATGGATGCGGGGAAAAAGAAATGAGTTGATTATTTGATTAGATATATAGGTATTCCGAACTTCACATTTAACGCTATTTTAGTCCGCTGtatgaatctagtttccaacCAAGATTCCTTAAAACACATCAATAGTAGCATTAACTAGGCACCTGAGCAGTGGCGAAACCACGTGGTTATCTGACCATCCTTCGTCGAAAAATAGCATTGTGTACGTAGGTAAAATATTAcattttagaggtatataacacatattgaacacaCTTTGTCGtaaattttttttcacttttttaaaATTTGAACACCTTTGGAGGCTTGGCCACTGCACCTGAGGGTGTCGTATGCAAAAATGTTCAGCAATATATGTAGAGGTGCTTTGCAGCTGGTGATTGTTCAAAAGAAACTTCATATCTTCGTGGGTTGTCATCTAGCAAATTAACACGAAGCACTTCCTCCTATTTTACTAGGAAGAGTCAAAATAGACATGGAAAAAACACATATTTTCCTGATGTGTTGTAGTCATTTGTTGAAAACAAATGCTCAGAAGGAAAACATCTGAATGTGCGAGAGCTGATTTTGAGGAAATGTATCAAAATATAGTATACTAGTAGTAAAAAGTCAGGAGAAACATGTACTAGTTTATTTTTTTGTGGCAAAGAAGATGTAAGAAAACTAACGTATGAATATAGGATAACTTTCACTATCAGAAAACTTTGAGAATTGGAACTATTGGGACGGCAAAGATTATTTTGTCACAAAGTCAATAATTAGCTCAGGAGCTAGCAACTACGgtttgacccctccactggattCGGATTCGttccttcaatttaaattaaGCATTTACATTTGTTGTATCTCTCGAGATAGCAACATTTATCccacaaaattttaatttttaaattcgtAAAAAGTAGCACATAATCGACTTATAagagtattttttatatttaaaccTCAAACTATATTCTatattttgtgataacactaaGAAGTCAACATTTTGCCCCACATTCCTTTTGCCTCTTTATAAATTAAAAGACAACTGTTGAAATCATTCAAAAAATTTCCCTCTTATTAGTAAAGCGTGCATATAAGAGACAATTTATTACGACTAATAAAGAATACACCATATAGAAAATCTAAATTAAACATAATACTACTAGTACAGTACACAATTACTAAGAATATCGCTTGTGTtctaattagaattttaataagaaTTTGGACATCTATTCTTTTGGGAATAAAATAAACCGTATATAAAACTTGTTTGAAATGTATtttaagtaaaataattttttttcttacaTAAATCCTTAGTATATATAAAAATAGAATTGTCATTTCAAAACCTTAATACACCAAaccaaataaataatctcaactTTACTAATCTTAGTATTACTTATACATCTTTTCTTATACactctaccaaacgaccccttaaactACCATTCGTTAAGCCTAAGCTTCATTGGCATCACAAAAGGATCTTCAATTTTTGGGAAACACGCAATGGAGGGAAAATGGAaaataaatccaaaataaatgaatcTCCCTCCAAAATTACAATTGGTCCTCCTCCTCGTCCTTACCTCGGAAACGAAAAACAAAAAGGTCCGAAAAAGTAAATACAACCCTCCAACTCCTAAACCCCCAACCCGACTCCtctcagtaaaaacccaaatcgccCTAATCACACTATATTCTCAGCTGATTTTAACTCTCAAAATGGAAATACAGTAATACTTGTCCTGTATGATGTTACTGGTCCACAGATTTCATAAAACTAAACTTTCTTGGTAAGACTtaatttcttttgcatttttaaaTCATTTGGTATTTGTTAGTATTACTTTTTTCTAATTTCTGGTTTTAATTGTAGGGTTTGTTTTAGTTATTGATTTCATGGGTTTTGTAAGTAAAACCTAATTTTAGcaaccacaaaaaaaaaaaaaaattcaagatgGAAGAGGGGTTGAAAGGAAGTTCCATGTGTAGTACAATGAAACATGAGTTGGATTTGAATAGGGATCCGTTTGAGCAAACGGAGCCTGCTTTGACTTTGACTGACTCA contains:
- the LOC104109290 gene encoding small ribosomal subunit protein eS24z, yielding MADKAVTIRTRKFMTNRLLARKQFIIDVLHPGRANVSKAELKEKLARMYEVKDPNAIFVFKFRTHFGGGKSTGFGLIYDSVENAKKYEPKYRLIRNGLDTKVEKSRKQMKERKNRAKKVRGVKKTKAGDAKKK